Part of the Chaetodon trifascialis isolate fChaTrf1 chromosome 1, fChaTrf1.hap1, whole genome shotgun sequence genome, AAAGACGTCAGTCATCAGGTGACATTTTTCACTGGAAATTGAACGAGGCTTCAGTTTCTTTGACGTCATTGATGCTCTTATCATTTCTTTTTGAAATCAATCACTGCTCTGATCAGTTATCAGTGTTATGGAGGTTTCACGGTTGATCAGATCTCATGTTTTACCTGTAAAGATCAGGTCGGGTCAGATGTTCTGACACACCTGAGCCTGAAACTCTGTTTGTAGTTCAGTTAATATCTGTAGATCTGTCGTTTAGGAAGGTGACTGtgagctgagagctgctggtctgtgagagctgagagctgctggtCTGTGGAGAAGCTTTCAAACAGCATTCAGTctgtacaataaaaaaattaGTAAATATGATGTGGGGAAAAACATTTTAAGGTGCTTTGAGCTACGCTGGTGGTTTAAAGTCATTTTAGTTCCTGTCGTCAATCTGTGCTCAGTTTACAGTCTAACTTTTCACATGATGTTAGCGTTTGTTAGCTCTGGCTAATTAGCTGACGGAGCTAAGAGGCTAAAACTTAGAGGTTCAGAACACAAATGAGCTGATGAACCACGAACAAGACGTGGAAACgtaagagcagcagcacagtgaaggCTCGTTAGTGTACGACCTGGAAATAAAAgtctcattttaaaaaaacaccGGGCCAAGCAGCACAGAGGCGGGACATGAAGATGTGAGGAGGATGTGATTGGTTCGTTTAATGCAAGGTGACAGTCGTCCTCAGAGGGCTTTTCGAAATCCAAGATGGCGCCGCGGAcggctgcctctgtgtgttggtgcgcgttgttttaatttatgtttgaactgaaaaaacagactgtgcttctggtAATAGTATTTTTTAATAGATCTGTCATGCGCCAACTTcagcaaaacaaattcctcgtatgtcTAAAATCGTACTTTGCAATAAAACGTTTTCTGACTGATTCTTTTCCTTATGTGTAAAACAAAATCATGCTAATGAGCTAACGCTAAGCTAACTCTGCCTTTGGTTTCTCCTGTTGGTAGGCAGCTGTATTAGCTGGGGATGCTAACGTTAGTGGCTAACATGAGAGCAGAGGGACATGTCggctctggttttggtcttcaGGACATTAGAATAAATGGACAAACCTGCCAAACTGTGGACACCGACTGTCCCTCATACAGCTTCAGCTGGCTCTGGTGGATAACTGCCTTCACAGAGAAGACATCTGCACGCAGACCACCAGTCAAACATGTTCATATTTCTGTGAATAAACGTCTCAATAACCCCCAGAAACGAGCACCAGCTCCAAAGTCAACAGATTTATTTCCTTTAGCACTGAAGTTGTTCACAGTAACATCACAAGGGAATACATTGCCAGTGGTTATCCTGCTCTGAAGTAGCGCTCCGAGTCCGTTCTGTGTGCTCTGGATTCCCCCAgtagaaaaagaggaaagcgaACAATGAAAGGTATTGCTTTAATTTTCTCTCTGATAACCCAACGCCCACCCGGCCGACCGGTAGAGAGCTCCCTCTTCGAGAGAATGAGTAAGGAGGATGCATTGCACGGTTACTGTGAGTACACAGTAcgagagaagaggggagggggcgAGAGGACGGCGAAGGAAACCCAAAAGGTCCAAAAAGAATCAAACCCAAAGAAACGCACATAAAGAACGGAAATACATaaagagtggagagaaaaaggggACGGGAGAACAATTCCAACGACGACATGCAAAGAAAAGACGAATGCTGAACATGCAAACAAGCGCACGAGGTCGAAGCTAAGAGAAGGAATCCCCTCGTTTTTTAAATAAGCTTGTCGGAAAACTCGGCTTATTTACAGAAAGTTTGGTGAGATCTGAGTCATCGCACACGAGGGGAGGAAGGAGCCGACGGTTATCAACGAAGGGTCTGTTCCTCTCGGAGAGGCTACGTCTACATTCttaaattacagtaaatcaTTTTCCAACGTATATTACAAGATTTCTGTGGGCGAAAAGAGGACGAACGCTTCAGTGATCAATAACttaaacatgacaaaaatatcTTAAATAATTTGACCTTAAGAAACATTCTCTACATCTCTCATATAAATAACGGAGAATaaattaataacaaaaaaatggcaaaatacaataaagtacaaaaatataCACAGCAGTTcaatattgtaaaaaaaaaaaaaaaaaaaaaatcagagtgaaaattaaaaatggtGGAACTGAACCCAGATCTGTTCACTCGTCAAAAGTgcaaaaggaaaaggagacaTTTGGTGGACGGCCTGGTCACAGCCGGACGGGGACGGACGGCCAAATGTTAGCGCTcgttctgcttcctgtttcctcacagCTAGCGGGCTCGCTAACTGTGAGCGCACCGCCGTGCTAACAGCGGCACAGCAGTGAGCATTCATttatgctaacaagctaacagctaactttCTGCAGCGCTACGGCCCCGTCAAGTTCAGCGCTGCGCAGGCGGCGGCTTCTCATTGGTCGAGGCGATTCCATTGGAACGAACTGATGGGACCGTTCGGCTGTGAGCAGGCCGGCGCACGAACACAAAACATGGCGACAGGTCTGGAACAGAAAGTCACGACTACACGTTTTGTACATACGGAACATTTTTTCATCTGTACAACAGAATAGATCATTCATTTATGTAACaccgccccccacccccccaaccccctgCCCCCCCCATCACAGAGCGAGCTTCCAAATCCTGTCGTTCACAAAGAAAGACGACATGAAGAAGAAGTACAATCCGGCCAgagtccgtccgtccgtccgccgccacttcctgtttgtgtgcaagtCACTACATCCCGCAGAGAGAAGCCATGTTTGaatacagagtgtgtgtgtgtgtgtgtgtgtgtgtgtgtgtgtgtgtgtgtgtgtgtgtgtgtgtgtgtgtgtgtgtgtgttcttatgtacatgtgggaggaagaggagtgtgtgtgtttgtgtgtgtgtgcagattgaCAAACATCACTGTCTtaaggctttttttctttttacaactCTTCTGAGAcgtgtctgtgtttggtctgctggggggggggctgtgagGTGAGGCGGGTAAGGGGGggccctctgtctcttcttcgGTTTGGGACTCTCTTGGCGGTGGCAGGTCTGGAGGAGCCGCCGAGGTTAATAGTTATTATGGATGATCCCTGGTGGCAGAGACAAGTCAAGCCGTCACACACGTGAGGAGGACAGACACCCACCGAAAGACCCCcgaggacacagagggacagaaggcGGGGACAACAAAGCTACATCTGCTACTTATTGTAAAATACTGTTAAACTGAAAGCCATTCCCGTCAGACAGTACAAAAGTTATTGGCAAAAAGTGGGTTTCAGTCGTAGCTAAAGGGCGAAGTCGGCGGCGTCTGTCCGCCGCCGGGACCCGAAACGCCGTCTCTACTCATGCACAGCTACCGCTCCTTAAGGTTGTTCCTGCGTCCTGCTGCCGGCGGccgtctttgttttgtctttgccGCCGGGGGGGCATTTAGAGTCATTGGGCAGGGGCTGGTTGGGCTTGCTGCTGGGGGCATGCTTGGCGGGGGAGCTAGGCGTGGCGGGGGCGCCGGGGGGGTGGGACGCTTGGATGTTCTTCTCGTCTGAAAAAAGCTGTTTAATTACGTCAAAGAAGTTACTCAACGGGCTGCCTACACAGatgggaagaaaagaagaaacagagagagagaacaaacaacAGATGAGCAATGAGGTTAacgggaggagaggaggaggtgatggaggggTGAGAGCAGGAGCGGAGCTGGAGGAAAGGAGACTCTGAGGccgggggggcgggggggggcagggggaggGTTTggtcagggagggagaggaggcgcCACGTCTCAAACAGAGACTTAACATGAGCGCGAGGCCCGAGTCTCAGTTTCctctgctgaggaggagagcCGCCGGGAGGCGGGAAGACAGACCGACAGGAGGCGGCGAGGAGGAGCAGAGCGCTGCCAGACGAGAGGACGGCGGCTCAGCGGGCTCAGTTCAGGAGCGCAAAGCTACATTTAAAAGCTGCACAGGAAGTAGATCGAGAGTTTGAGGCGGCGCTCAGACTGAAAGACGTTCACCTCGAGCCAGAACTCAAAAATACACCAGAAGTATATTCACTTCAAgtatttctatttattcacaGTAAACTGATCAGCACAGCTCGGTGTGCAGGTCAGGCTAACTGGCTAACGGCTAAAGCTTAGTGTTGAGGCTAGCAGCGCtgctagctaacagctaacgtcGCTGCCTCTAAAAGCTCATGctaacttcctgtttcctgttggtttcacctcctcgctcctctttTAACGCAGAAATCTGCTCACGTCTCGGAGTCTTCAAAGCTCCCGTTGgctcaccttcatcatcaaCATCCATCACAACAACACCCAGCATCCATCTGTTAGGACGAAGCTCGTCAGTGCTTTCAAACAGTCATGGGTGGAGAGGACATGCAACGACCAGCACGGTGCACACGTTAATCCACAGTCAGGGTTAGTGTTCAGACAGGGCGGCCCTTCGTCCCGCCCGGGCGCGTGTTGGTGTGATGACTTACCGCCGCTCCTCTTCGTCACCGCCATGCGGGCGTTTCTGCCGCCTGACGCCTCGTTCAGTGAATATGGAAAGTTTATGAGCAGGGAGGGGGGACAACCTGGTCAGGCTTTACCATGCAGAGGGTTACTCAGGTCAgttaggacacacacacacacacacacacacacacacacacacacacacacacacaaattgtcCCTAAAAACCTGAAATAAGCTGCTGCTTCTTCGTGTGAGGGACGATGACTTGATGGATTTTAGAGGATTTCTTCTcaatttttttactttttatcatCGAGGACGTGATGAATAAATCTGTCTCATCCTGCTGTGACGTGTGAATCAGAGCTTCATCGATCAGTTATCAAACATTCTTCATCATCTTTGGACATGAAGGTCATTTTAATCACATGATCAGTGGACTGATGAGACGCTTATTGATTTTATTGCTGTGATCTTGTTCGCTAACAAACTTCACTCTTTGCACATctcagcagctcacacacacacacacacacacacacacacacacacacacacacacacacacacacacactcgtgttAGTGCAGACAGGGTGTGGGGGGGGCAGGCCTCCAGGACGGTGCCGTGTGTTAAAAGCCAGAGTTAAGTGTCTGCCGGCCGCTCCGGCCGCTCTGGTCTTACCACGCTTGGAGGATTTACTGGGCAAAGAGCGCTGAGAGCCAtctgagagcagaggacagtgtgAGAAACACCAAGCGGCTCACTGAGGCCCAgtgcttcatcttcatcatcatcatcatcatcatcatcatcatcatcatcaccatcatcaaacagcagcagctctcctcaGCACCAGTTCAAAGGGTCAGTCCACACACGGCCATCGCTCAgctccagagctgctgtttccGTCTGACGAGCTCTGAGTGGACGGACGTCCTTCATCCTGCCCTCCTCTTATTATTCCCACGTTTGACTCGTTAAATCTGACGGTTTGTCTACAGGTCAAAAAGTCCTGCAGAGTTCTGACTAGAAATCGACCAATATGTttttttcagggccgataccAATACCGATTGTTAGTAGTCGAGGAGGCCGATAACCGATATTTGGAGCTGATGCTCATTTGCAGTAAAAGTGGAAATATTGGCGTCAAAATTCTGAGTTTAAATGCCTTTAAGCATATGTTTATTAAACAGCTTTTCAGATTTGCAACatattaaagtttttttttatctgacaaTAAACATCTTTGTTTCAAAATTCTTTTCTACAGTGAATaaaacaaagataaataaaatgtgtacaGAAATGTGAGTCTCAAATCGATTAGTAGTCCCAGACTGTGGTGCTGCTCAATTGAAACATATATCTGCTCTCTGGAGCTTCTTCACTCACAAAACATCCACTCAGGACCGCTCGCCGACGCTTCGTCACAGACGGTTTGTGGAGAGGACGTTAACCGAACGACTGCCAACCAGAAACCGATTAAACTGACCAACTTAAGGTTGGAGGTTTGGGCTGAGACTCCAGACAGCAGCGTTTGAGTTAGCTTTGGGCTAGCAGCTAATGCTACTGATGCACATCTGTCAGTCTGACACGTGACAGGAAAAGTTCAGGAGACTGTGGGAGGCTGAACACTGACTGTGGAAGACGCGACCCTTTGAAGctcatctgctgctgcatccacacacacacacacacacacacacacacacacacacacacacacacacacacacacacacacacacacacacacacacacacacacacacacacacacacacacacacacacacacacacacacacagaccatcaGGTTCAGAGCTGTTAGCGTTCAGTTTCATCCAACATGCAGATTTCTGAGGCAGCAGatcagcaaacacaacacatgctTTCATCTCAGCTGACCCAGAACCAGCAGCACACACGCCGTCTGGCGCCCAGAGGCCAGGCGGCGCATGTGTGCGGTTCTGGAGCGGCTTCATTCAGCATGCGAGTCATTCAGTCCATCCCAGCGGCGTCAGAGTGAAGCTGTGAATGACGAGAAGCAGGGTGGATGAAGGCAGGCCAGAGGacgcagagacacagcagacaggtggagaTGTGGGTTATTAGCACATCCACACAGTGGGGGTGACTGAGGTGCATACAGTGATAACAGTTCCCATCTGTGGCAGTGACTGGCCAGACTGGTCCCACTGGTTCACCGTGTTTAAAAGATAGTTTGGACTTTCTGTCGTTGGAGCTTTTCCAGCTAAACAGCGACTCACAGAACAGGCGGAACGGAGTTTAACCACAGGACCCTCAACGAgaagctgtcagcagcagtgctcttattttgaaaagcactGAATTTTCTGTCTGCCAATAAGAGGAGAGATAATAACGTCATCGGTGGGAAAAATATGTGCATATATGAGAATCTGCAGCGTGTCGGAAAAGTCCGACATCGAACATCCCGAGCTTCCATCCACCGTCTGCAGCTGGAGTCTGGGTTTAGTTTGAGTTCAGCATCGAGCAGATGGCCGCTGGGGGGTGAAGCCAGCTTCACCTTAAAGTGACGAGAAACACAAGCCGCCTGTCAACGTTTCCTGTGGCTGTTTGACAATAAAGTTAGAAAATCAGAATATATTTAACtgagaaacacatgcaggaagtgttgagctAACGAAGATAAGCCTTTCTGCTGCTGCGTTTGTTGTTCTGGAgtcactgtctgtctggaggtcaaaggtcaggacTTCAGTTATGAATTTAATATTCTTgttaataaatattaaaaagtcCAAACTGCAGGTCGAGCTCACTGTGGTGGAGCAGTGTGACGGACGGTTGTAGTCGCCCTGACTCACCACTAGAGGGGACCATTATCAAGTAAATAACtacagatggacagaaacacCACGGCGTCACAGGGacaaacagaagagacagagacaactggaggacacacagtcactctttcttttcttccataTTTCAGAAGCGTCCGTCTCTCTATAGGCAGCCCAAAACATCCGATCACATCCAGCACATTTCAcgggtttgtgtgtttatgtggcgCTTTATGCTAAAAAGTGTGAATGAATCCTAAACCTGGACACTTCTCTCACTCGTCCACACACAAACGCCGAAATGTTGGACTGCAGCAGCTCGTCCACACGTGCGGACGCAAACATCCCGAGCGGCTGCGTTTCTGCTGAGTCAGCCGAGGATGAATTACACTCTgatgtgcagctgctgcaatCGGCGCCGCAGAGCTCCCTGAAAACCTGGAccgtgtcctgtgtgtgtgtgtgtgtgtgtgtgcgcgtgtgtgtgcgtgcacgccaTGGTATGTAGCAGAGACATGCGCGTGGAGATGTCGTGTGCTAAAAGCGgtgccgagccgagccgagccgagctgaGGTGGGCCGCGGGCGTGGCTGTGCTGTGAGGAGTGCCAGGATGccaggagggaagagggaggctgtgaggaggaggaggaggaggaggaggaggaggaagggggcaTAGGCGTGGGCGGGTGGCGAGGGACTCCACTTACCAGAGATCTGGGGCTGCACGCCGGGCTGGTCGTTGGAGCTGAGCAGCTGGGCCTGGATGGTCTCCACCACGCGCTTGAAACGTCGGCTGGgacctgaggaggaagagacgcAGCTTCGTTAGGTTTGGTTACAGCGTCGAGCGGACATTGCTGTGTTTAGGACACAGGACGTCTtctgaggcagagctggagtCCTTTCTCTAAAACCTGACACCTGTCCTGATGATGGAGGCTGATGATGAGCGAGTGATGAAGGACCTGATGAGGTTTTTACAACCAAACTCTCCATAAAGCTGAAGTTTTAATGAATGAGCATCATGAAGACGAGGGACGCTGCCTGAGACTGCCTTCTGTGTGTCCAAACATGAAACGACTGTCCAATGAGAATGAGAAGACTCTTCTTACCTGACAGCAGGGTGAAGGTGACGGAGTAGATGCCGTTGTCCTTGGTGGCGCTGGTGCTCTCGGTGTAGGTGATGTCCACCTGGAACTTCACCGGCTTCTGGAAAACCGTGGGACCGGCTGTGGACTTGTACTCCGCCCGGAAACTGGTCTGAGAGATGACGCTGTGGCTGAGACTGGGAATCTGAGAGAGGACAGCCACAGTCAGCGGACTCCGAGTCGgagacaacacagagaaacagcttCTGTGTCGGTAAAGATGGCGGCGtggacaacagagacagagacagagacagagacagagacagagacgggaggaggaggaggcgctgtGCTGGATCTGTTGCATCTGAACACGTCACCATGTTTCCAGCGTCAACGTCGATGTTGACAGCGAGACGTGAACAGACAGCAGTCTGCTGCACATGTCTGTCCACTGGAGGACACGTGGACTGACAATACAAACATAAAGTCACACTGAAGTCTCGGAAAGCGTTCCTTCATCACTGAAAGAAGATTAAAACGGAACATCAGAAACGAGAGAAGATGAGAGCAGAGGACGTACGGAGGCTGAGACCGAAGGACGTGAGAGGAGGACACTTACGGAGAGGAAGGCGTGGACGATGTCCGCCTTGATGGAGCTGAGAGGTTTGTCTCGGATCACGATGAAGatctgctcctccttctccaggTTGATGAAGTTCCCAAACCAGGACTTCTTAGCCAGCCTGCAGGGggacacagacaggacagacatcAGCTGGGTTCGTCCACAACAACGTCCACCTAAGGACGTTTTGAAGGAGCTCAAACAGTTATTTAGAGTCAGAAAAGTCTTGTCCAGGTCACAGAAGACAAACTTCAGTCTGAACAAACGTCCagctaagctaattagcttctgattggctgattaaatgaacaaacagctgcagtgtttgtactGCTCATCTTTTATGATGTCATTCTCACTGTGTATTATTATTCAGCCTGTATTACTGACTGTTTTCTCCAATTATCCTCAGAATtacaacacaaaacaatttCCAGCAGTTAGCAGTTTCCAGCACTGCAGGTTAGCACACTGAAGCAGAGGATGTCTGTTAAAACGGCCTTTTTCTGGCCGGACTCTGGTGCGGCGCGCTGCAGCGTTACTCACTCTGGAGAAGAGTCTGGAGTTAGACTGGACATGTCCTCCTGGGTGGGAACTGTGGACataaaggtcagaggtcacagagtTAAGATCTAAATATAAGCTGTCAGAGTAAATGAGATCATCTGGTCTCATCGTGGCTCCGCTCAGTTTGTCTGGAGGGATTTCACGCTATCACACCAGCTACAGGAAAACTCTCTAACGTCAGACAAACGCTAAATTTTCCACTGGCTGTAATGAGATCAGTATCTCGTACGCGACACGGCCGGAGGCTGCTGGGTCTCCTGATCAGGCTGGAAGCAGGTGAAGCGTTAAAAAGCTCCATTAAGAGTAAAGAGATGATTCATATCGTcgctctgagctgcagtttgatgCACAAACAGCTGAGCTGCATCGATTCTCACTCAGATAAGAGTCACATAATATCCCAGAGATCTGATCTGAATAAAGCACAGCCAGAGGGATCCCACCCCGCCCCCTGCCTCCACCCCTCCCACCCCGCCTCCACCCCGCCCCCACCCCTCCCACCTTGCATTTTCCTGCGGTGGAAGCGCGGCGAGCCCAGGAAGCTGTTCTTGATGGAGTTGAGGCGTGTCCTCCAGGGCATGCCCCCGATGGAGGGGCTGGGCGGCGGCGTCGGGCTGGGCGTGCCGGTCGGGCTGTCCTTGGGCGTGTGCACCGGGGTGCCTTTGGGGGTGGGGAGAGGGCTCCCTCtgggggaggggtggggagTCACCTGCGTGATGGGGACAGATTTGCCGTTGTGGtcagggtggaggtggtggcgACGGCGGGGCGACATAGGAGGCACGGGGGAGAGGGGGATGGAGAGCTTGGGGGGGACGGTGAGGGGGGGGTGGCGTCTCACCCGGGGGCTGTTGGGTATGCAGGGAGCCAGAGGCTGGCTGGGCGTGGAGGGCTCAGATTTGGGGGTGGTGGGGGTCTGCGCTGTGTTGGGAAGGGGGTTGGACCTGGTGGTCTGCAGGGGCTTCTCAGACACTTTGGGCTTGGCGGGGAGGGTCTGAGTGCGGGGGTGCATGAGGGGAGACCCCATCTTTGGCTGGTAGGAGTTGGGCGTGCGCGGCCCCACCCCGTTAAGGCGGACCTCGGGGGAGTGGGTGGGGCTGCAGTTGGGGGACTGACACAGGTCTGGGGACTGGGGCGGGATGAAAAACCGTCGGTTGGGCTGCGATTGGTCATGCACCATCAGGCATGATGTCAGCCAATGAGAGAGCGAGGCCACGGCCAGGGGAGCAGCGCAGCCCAATAAAGGTTCAttccataaaaacacacacagagcaggaaataaCACAGGAGCGTGGCAGATGGGTGGAGAGGTGGAGCAGGCAGGAAGTGGTGAGAgtgcaagaaagaaagaaaaacagaacatgcGATTAGCACAGTGATTAGCCAATCAGGAGGCAGCAGTGGAGCATTCATGACCCATTAACAGTAGGGATGCACCGAGATCAGAAGAGCTGGAAAACAccagtttcctgtttttctcttttcaactTTTActccacaaacacatgaacgagctctttctctgcagcaaaTATGGAGGCCTGTGTTACTTTGACTCAACAGCGGCCACTGTGGCCACACCTGGTAATTACAGGCTGTAGATAAACTGAACTTCCCTTCATCTCGACagtcacattaaaacatttttatcagGTGTTTGACTGAGAATGAGTCCACTGCTTTTATTGTTATGAAATGAACTTTTTGTTTGGAAGCTTTGGAGCTAAATCAGAGGGCGACAGGATCATCAGCGACACATCTTCCCACTTCCTTAAAATCAGGGTTTGAGCTGACAGAACTTCGGTGCATCCCTAATTACCAGCGAGTGAACCAGCTCGAAAGCTAACAGCTGTAGCTTCGCCCTCCACCCGGGAGCAGCCGGACGGCATGCACAGTGCTGATGCACGACGCTGTGGAATGAATGAGCAGATCGCTGATCAGACAGGTCAGGACGGTGTGAAGCCACCGctggacaaactgcagcagcagagcagacctGAGGTCAGTCAGAGCGTGTGTGAAGACTGGACACGAGGTCGAACTCTCTGTTGTTTCAGTGTTAGCGAACCAATCACAAAGCTAACTCCATGGACCTCATGCAAGAACCTTAGAAGTCATGTAAGCTCTGCAGGGACAATGCTAACAGTGACGTCTTCTCATTTCTCTGGTCCTTTAATGCAACTTCTGACACTGCTGACTTTGCTACGCTCGAGTAACATCATCGGAGATCAAACCCGACGAGGGCGTCGCGTATGCTAACACTCAAATATCACAGGTCCAGGGAGTCTGAAGGAAACCTCACAGGAAAGAGGTTTAGAGAACGTTCTTGCATGAGATCCACTGACTTTAATCGTCATTAAAAAGTTCAACAAATCAGCAGTCGGGCAGATAAGAAGTGCTCTGAGTGATAAATCGATGAGGTTCATGATGGAGGAAAGGTTTCTGCATGAGAGCGAGcgtgctgctgacagctgcacAGTTCACCTCTCTGTTCTTTACCCGAGTGACGGATCGACGCTCCGGCTGAATCTGCGGCTGCATGCCAATCTGTCTGCGTGGACATTAAATCACCGGATCTCATCTGGAGCTCGCCGCTCGGCCTCCGATGGATCCGGTCCCGCTTCATCTAAAGCTCTGTGACGTACAGTGAGCCGCTCACGTGGAGGCCGGGTGACCTTGACTGGAGGCCGCTGCATCAGACTGTGTTAGCGTTAGCTACGAGCTAAGTGGCTGCAAAGGTACAAGTTACCCGAACTCTGACCACTAGCTTAGCTTCTCATGCGTTCAGCTCAGTGATTATTATTAGCTCTAGAGGAGTTTCAGGGCCAGTTTCAGATAACTGGTTTAACTGGGGTTTGTTTACAGCCTGTGCTCTGCT contains:
- the LOC139332249 gene encoding serine/threonine-protein kinase BRSK2-like isoform X1, translated to MSSSGKDANSGHYANYVGPYRLEKTLGKGQTGLVKLGIHCVTCQKVAIKIVNREKLSESVLMKVEREIAILKLIEHPHVLKLHDVYENKKYLYLVLEHVSGGELFDYLVKKGRLTPKEARKFFRQIISALDFCHSHSICHRDLKPENLLLDEKNNIRIADFGMASLQVGDSLLETSCGSPHYACPEVIRGEKYDGRKADAWSCGVILFALLVGALPFDDDNLRNLLEKVKLGVFHMPHFIPPDCQNLLRGMIEVDATKRLTLEQIQKHTWYLAGKNEPEPEQPVPRKVAIRTLAAAEEIDPDVLESMHSLGCFRDKDKLTKDLLSEDDNQEKMIYFLLLDRKERYPSHEDQNLPPRNEIADPPRKRVDSPMLSRHGKRRPERKSMEVLSVTEGGSPVPVRRAIDMATHGQSKSVFSKSLDITNANCSKEERSRSISGASSGLSTSPLSSPRPNRRFFIPPQSPDLCQSPNCSPTHSPEVRLNGVGPRTPNSYQPKMGSPLMHPRTQTLPAKPKVSEKPLQTTRSNPLPNTAQTPTTPKSEPSTPSQPLAPCIPNSPRVRRHPPLTVPPKLSIPLSPVPPMSPRRRHHLHPDHNGKSVPITQVTPHPSPRGSPLPTPKGTPVHTPKDSPTGTPSPTPPPSPSIGGMPWRTRLNSIKNSFLGSPRFHRRKMQVPTQEDMSSLTPDSSPELAKKSWFGNFINLEKEEQIFIVIRDKPLSSIKADIVHAFLSIPSLSHSVISQTSFRAEYKSTAGPTVFQKPVKFQVDITYTESTSATKDNGIYSVTFTLLSGPSRRFKRVVETIQAQLLSSNDQPGVQPQISDGSQRSLPSKSSKRGSPLSNFFDVIKQLFSDEKNIQASHPPGAPATPSSPAKHAPSSKPNQPLPNDSKCPPGGKDKTKTAAGSRTQEQP
- the LOC139332249 gene encoding serine/threonine-protein kinase BRSK2-like isoform X5; translation: MSSSGKDANSGHYANYVGPYRLEKTLGKGQTGLVKLGIHCVTCQKVAIKIVNREKLSESVLMKVEREIAILKLIEHPHVLKLHDVYENKKYLYLVLEHVSGGELFDYLVKKGRLTPKEARKFFRQIISALDFCHSHSICHRDLKPENLLLDEKNNIRIADFGMASLQVGDSLLETSCGSPHYACPEVIRGEKYDGRKADAWSCGVILFALLVGALPFDDDNLRNLLEKVKLGVFHMPHFIPPDCQNLLRGMIEVDATKRLTLEQIQKHTWYLAGKNEPEPEQPVPRKVAIRTLAAAEEIDPDVLESMHSLGCFRDKDKLTKDLLSEDDNQEKMIYFLLLDRKERYPSHEDQNLPPRNEIADPPRKRVDSPMLSRHGKRRPERKSMEVLSVTEGGSPVPVRRAIDMATHGQRSRSISGASSGLSTSPLSSPRPNRRFFIPPQSPDLCQSPNCSPTHSPEVRLNGVGPRTPNSYQPKMGSPLMHPRTQTLPAKPKVSEKPLQTTRSNPLPNTAQTPTTPKSEPSTPSQPLAPCIPNSPRVRRHPPLTVPPKLSIPLSPVPPMSPRRRHHLHPDHNGKSVPITQVTPHPSPRGSPLPTPKGTPVHTPKDSPTGTPSPTPPPSPSIGGMPWRTRLNSIKNSFLGSPRFHRRKMQVPTQEDMSSLTPDSSPELAKKSWFGNFINLEKEEQIFIVIRDKPLSSIKADIVHAFLSIPSLSHSVISQTSFRAEYKSTAGPTVFQKPVKFQVDITYTESTSATKDNGIYSVTFTLLSGPSRRFKRVVETIQAQLLSSNDQPGVQPQISDGSQRSLPSKSSKRGSPLSNFFDVIKQLFSDEKNIQASHPPGAPATPSSPAKHAPSSKPNQPLPNDSKCPPGGKDKTKTAAGSRTQEQP
- the LOC139332249 gene encoding serine/threonine-protein kinase BRSK2-like isoform X6; its protein translation is MSSSGKDANSGHYANYVGPYRLEKTLGKGQTGLVKLGIHCVTCQKVAIKIVNREKLSESVLMKVEREIAILKLIEHPHVLKLHDVYENKKYLYLVLEHVSGGELFDYLVKKGRLTPKEARKFFRQIISALDFCHSHSICHRDLKPENLLLDEKNNIRIADFGMASLQVGDSLLETSCGSPHYACPEVIRGEKYDGRKADAWSCGVILFALLVGALPFDDDNLRNLLEKVKLGVFHMPHFIPPDCQNLLRGMIEVDATKRLTLEQIQKHTWYLAGKNEPEPEQPVPRKVAIRTLAAAEEIDPDVLESMHSLGCFRDKDKLTKDLLSEDDNQEKMIYFLLLDRKERYPSHEDQNLPPRNEIDPPRKRVDSPMLSRHGKRRPERKSMEVLSVTEGGSPVPVRRAIDMATHGQRSRSISGASSGLSTSPLSSPRPNRRFFIPPQSPDLCQSPNCSPTHSPEVRLNGVGPRTPNSYQPKMGSPLMHPRTQTLPAKPKVSEKPLQTTRSNPLPNTAQTPTTPKSEPSTPSQPLAPCIPNSPRVRRHPPLTVPPKLSIPLSPVPPMSPRRRHHLHPDHNGKSVPITQVTPHPSPRGSPLPTPKGTPVHTPKDSPTGTPSPTPPPSPSIGGMPWRTRLNSIKNSFLGSPRFHRRKMQVPTQEDMSSLTPDSSPELAKKSWFGNFINLEKEEQIFIVIRDKPLSSIKADIVHAFLSIPSLSHSVISQTSFRAEYKSTAGPTVFQKPVKFQVDITYTESTSATKDNGIYSVTFTLLSGPSRRFKRVVETIQAQLLSSNDQPGVQPQISDGSQRSLPSKSSKRGSPLSNFFDVIKQLFSDEKNIQASHPPGAPATPSSPAKHAPSSKPNQPLPNDSKCPPGGKDKTKTAAGSRTQEQP